One part of the Eucalyptus grandis isolate ANBG69807.140 chromosome 10, ASM1654582v1, whole genome shotgun sequence genome encodes these proteins:
- the LOC120288668 gene encoding late embryogenesis abundant protein 2-like translates to MDNSKMGFNAGQAKGQTQEKSNQMMDKASNTAQSARDSMQETGQQMKAKAQGAADAVKNATGMNK, encoded by the exons ATGGACAACTCCAAGATGGGCTTCAATGCAGGGCAGGCCAAGGGCCAGACTCAG GAGAAGAGCAACCAGATGATGGATAAGGCATCCAACACTGCTCAATCTGCAAGGGATTCCATGCAAGAG ACTGGTCAGCAGATGAAGGCCAAAGCCCAGGGTGCTGCTGATGCAGTGAAGAATGCCACCGGGATGAACAAATGA
- the LOC104422069 gene encoding LOW QUALITY PROTEIN: S-adenosylmethionine decarboxylase proenzyme (The sequence of the model RefSeq protein was modified relative to this genomic sequence to represent the inferred CDS: inserted 1 base in 1 codon), which yields MALSVSAIGFEGYEKRLELTFYEPGIFADPEGMGLRSLSKSQLDEFLKLAECTIVSSLSNDFVDSYVLSESSLFVYPYKLIIKTCGTTKLLXSIPAILRLADSLSLSVKSVRYTRGSFIFPGAQHFPHRNFSEEVAVLDTYFGNLGAGSNAYLMGSTEKAQKWHVYSASAEKTSLSDSVFTLEMCMTGLGKQRASVFFKENSPSAAAMTEESGIRKILPKSDICDFDFDPCGYSMNAIEGSGISTIHVTPEDGFSYASFEAVGYDFKAADLSQLIQRVLVCFEPTEFSVALHSDLAGEDLVSRFPLDLKGYSAGETSCEALGKGGSIMYMSFAGTGSCGSPRSILKCCWSEDEKDEEVEEK from the exons ATGGCATTGTCAGTTTCCGCCATCGGGTTTGAGGGTTACGAAAAGAGGCTCGAGCTCACATTCTATGAGCCTGGAATTTTTGCTGATCCTGAAGGGATGGGTCTCCGCTCATTGTCCAAATCCCAGTTGGATGAGTTTCTGAAATTAGCTGAGTGCACCATCGTTTCTTCGCTGTCAAATGATTTCGTTGACTCTTACGTCCTTTCAGAGTCTAGCCTCTTTGTGTACCCTTACAAACTCATCATCAAGACTTGCGGGACTACAAAGTTAC TTTCCATTCCAGCCATCCTCAGATTGGCTGATTCCCTGTCCCTTTCTGTCAAGTCTGTGAGGTACACTCGTGGGAGCTTTATATTCCCCGGTGCCCAGCATTTCCCGCATCGGAACTTCTCAGAGGAAGTAGCTGTCCTCGATACCTACTTTGGTAATCTTGGCGCTGGCAGCAATGCGTATCTGATGGGCAGTACGGAAAAGGCTCAGAAATGGCATGtttattctgcttctgctgagAAGACGAGCCTCTCAGATTCGGTTTTCACTCTCGAGATGTGCATGACTGGTCTTGGCAAGCAAAGGGCATCTGTCTTCTTCAAAGAGAACTCGCCCTCAGCTGCAGCTATGACAGAGGAGTCTGGCATTCGGAAGATTCTTCCAAAGTCTGATATCTGCGATTTTGATTTTGATCCCTGTGGCTACTCCATGAATGCTATTGAAGGGAGTGGAATCTCAACAATCCATGTCACTCCAGAAGATGGTTTCAGTTATGCCAGTTTCGAGGCTGTTGGCTATGATTTTAAGGCTGCGGATCTGTCCCAGCTAATCCAGAGGGTGTTGGTCTGCTTCGAGCCAACCGAGTTCTCTGTGGCTCTCCATTCCGATTTAGCTGGCGAGGATCTGGTGTCGAGGTTCCCTCTCGACCTGAAGGGGTACAGTGCTGGAGAAACGAGTTGCGAGGCGCTTGGAAAAGGTGGTTCTATCATGTATATGAGCTTCGCTGGAACAGGAAGCTGTGGATCCCCAAGGTCCATCCTGAAGTGCTGTTGGAGCGAGGACGAGAAAGATGAGGAAGTCGAAGAGAAATAG